GGTTTTGCTGAGACCCCAGGATGTGGCAGTGGGATTCATAGCTCAATACGGGATTATGCCTTTTGCCGGATTTGCCCTGGCTAAAATTCTCAGCCTCGAACCGCTTCTTGCCGCCGGGGTAGTGCTGGTGGGGTCATGCCCCGGAGGGACCGCCTCTAACGTGATAACCTATTTGGCGAAAGGGGACGTTGCCTTATCCGTGGCTATGACCTCGGTATCTACTATTCTTTCTCCTATTTTTACTCCGTCCCTTGCCTACCTCCTGGCCGGGCAATGGATACCGGTGCCGGTTCTCGGTCTTTTCATTTCAACTCTGAAAATTATTATTCTACCGGTAGTTCTGGGGGTTGGGGTAAGGAGTCTATTCAAGGAAAAAGTCGGTACAGTCACAGAATTTCTTCCTATGGTTTCTTCGGTTGCCATTATTTTTATTGTGGGTGTAATAGTGGCGGCTAACGCCGGCTCCATCGGGAAAGTGGGGATCAAAACAGGGATGGTGGTGGTGCTCCATAATCTTACAGGTCTTACCCTTGGTTTTTATCTGGCGAAGCTTTTGGGAATGGAGACGGCGAAAGCCCGGGCGGTGTCAATAGAGGTAGGGATGCAGAACTCCGGTTTAGGGGTAGCGCTAGCAAAAACCCATTTTGGGGCGCTTGCGGCTTTACCCTCAGCCATGTTTAGTGTATGGCACAACATATCCGGCTCGGCGCTGGCCTGGTGGTGGAGGAGGAAGGATAGTAACAATTCAACCAAGTGAATCATGCATCCTGCATCATTTCACCGTTGGTTAGATGAATAGTATGGGCGAAATAAAAAACACGGAGAAGACAGAAACAAGATTTCCGCTGAAGGGTTATTTGTTCCTGGTGAGCACTGCTTTCTTTACCGCCCTATCCTATGTGTTTGGAAAAGCGGTTAATAAAGACCTGAACCCGGAGTCTGTTACCTTTTACTGGTTCTTCGGGGCGTTCTTCTTTTCGATATTCGCAGTGATGCTATTCCCCTCACAGAGAGGTGAACTTAGGCAGCTAAGAAAATACACGACCATATTTATCTTAAGCTCCGTAGTCACTGCCATAGGCGCGGCCCTATGGATCTTCTCGCTCAGGACAATCGGGCCTCCGCTCACCTCATTCCTGATGAAAGCACAAACCCTTTTTTCCTTGTTTTTAGGAGTGATGTTTCTAGGGGAGAGATTAAATAAAGGGGAGTCGATCGGAATAATCGTCACGATTGCTGGCGGTGTCATAGTTGCTTATCAAAGAGAAGGCTACTTACTTCTCGGAACGTTGATGGCCCTTCTCTCCGCCTTTTTCTACTCGCTTCTATCCTTCTTGGTGAAGAAAATCGCACAGGACCTGAATATGCTCACGGTGGCTAACCTGAGGGCGCTGGGGGTGGCTATTGTAGCCTTTATATATCTGATAATC
The window above is part of the Thermodesulfobacteriota bacterium genome. Proteins encoded here:
- a CDS encoding DMT family transporter gives rise to the protein MGEIKNTEKTETRFPLKGYLFLVSTAFFTALSYVFGKAVNKDLNPESVTFYWFFGAFFFSIFAVMLFPSQRGELRQLRKYTTIFILSSVVTAIGAALWIFSLRTIGPPLTSFLMKAQTLFSLFLGVMFLGERLNKGESIGIIVTIAGGVIVAYQREGYLLLGTLMALLSAFFYSLLSFLVKKIAQDLNMLTVANLRALGVAIVAFIYLIISGRFQLPGLTDLVLMALGGLTGAYIAKASQFQSIKLLDVSRSTAVMPMESLFVILFSYFIFDDLPPIVKLIGGAGIIAGVVFLVIFRGEKNDVLGK
- a CDS encoding bile acid:sodium symporter family protein, whose translation is VLLRPQDVAVGFIAQYGIMPFAGFALAKILSLEPLLAAGVVLVGSCPGGTASNVITYLAKGDVALSVAMTSVSTILSPIFTPSLAYLLAGQWIPVPVLGLFISTLKIIILPVVLGVGVRSLFKEKVGTVTEFLPMVSSVAIIFIVGVIVAANAGSIGKVGIKTGMVVVLHNLTGLTLGFYLAKLLGMETAKARAVSIEVGMQNSGLGVALAKTHFGALAALPSAMFSVWHNISGSALAWWWRRKDSNNSTK